One part of the Microbulbifer sp. THAF38 genome encodes these proteins:
- the pnuC gene encoding nicotinamide riboside transporter PnuC, giving the protein MLDPEFLEIIRTSIAAMSLWEVAAVILALAYLLLAMREKISCWYAAFASTTIYLVLFWDVSLLMESALQIFYLVMAVYGWWQWRHHRDKNKDLKIHRWELQTHLMVFSGVGILTVLFGYLLDNFTSAALPYLDSFTTLGAVVTTYMVTRKVLENWIYWIVVDGASIYLYLDRGLYLTALLFLLYVVLVVIGFFQWKSIYNRQNQAEQTRFTPAKSGQVSSA; this is encoded by the coding sequence ATGCTTGACCCCGAGTTTCTTGAAATTATTCGCACCTCAATTGCGGCCATGTCCCTGTGGGAAGTTGCAGCAGTTATTCTGGCCCTCGCCTACCTGCTACTGGCGATGCGCGAGAAAATCAGCTGCTGGTATGCCGCATTCGCCAGTACCACAATCTATTTGGTTTTATTCTGGGATGTCAGCCTGCTGATGGAGTCCGCACTTCAGATTTTCTATCTAGTCATGGCTGTTTATGGCTGGTGGCAATGGCGCCACCACAGGGACAAAAACAAAGATCTGAAGATTCACCGGTGGGAACTACAAACCCACTTAATGGTGTTCAGTGGTGTTGGTATACTAACCGTATTATTCGGTTATCTGCTAGATAACTTTACCAGCGCCGCGCTACCCTATCTCGATTCCTTCACCACCCTGGGAGCCGTGGTGACCACCTATATGGTGACACGTAAGGTCTTGGAAAACTGGATCTACTGGATTGTGGTGGATGGAGCCTCCATCTATCTCTACCTGGATAGAGGGCTCTACCTCACCGCGCTGTTGTTTTTGCTCTACGTGGTGTTGGTTGTTATTGGTTTTTTCCAATGGAAATCCATCTATAACAGGCAGAATCAAGCTGAGCAAACCCGGTTTACCCCTGCAAAAAGCGGCCAAGTTTCCAGCGCTTAA
- a CDS encoding choline/ethanolamine kinase family protein: MSDTQNDIIPCDWHQWSQSRPIFIRALAGGQTNRTYLVSSGEKLLVVRHNSPLSQAMDLNRAAEAQVLSRASHAGLCAPLVYSDPQYQYLVTEFIQGQPWYKETAGALERLAKLLRNIHALPAIDSQLDIELKIDHYWSSIDTQADFYQLLEQLSDEVSTSINATKAIHDNPCLCHNDLTKENLIASSSGQLIAIDWEYASMGDRFYDLAALVEEHHLLTAQQQQLLATYLQRTPDSNDWWRLHHWRLIYKYLCVLWYALQWSAKKDSCDSSAIITQCQALLTLAASTPDR; this comes from the coding sequence ATGAGCGATACTCAGAATGACATTATTCCCTGCGACTGGCATCAGTGGAGCCAGTCCAGGCCAATTTTTATACGGGCTTTGGCAGGCGGGCAAACCAATAGAACCTATCTAGTCTCATCAGGGGAAAAGCTTCTAGTTGTACGCCATAACTCTCCTCTCAGCCAGGCGATGGACCTGAACCGGGCAGCTGAAGCCCAAGTCCTCAGCAGAGCCAGTCATGCCGGGCTCTGTGCGCCTCTTGTTTACAGTGATCCTCAATACCAATATTTGGTAACAGAATTTATTCAGGGCCAGCCCTGGTACAAAGAGACCGCCGGTGCCTTGGAACGACTTGCCAAACTGCTCCGTAATATTCACGCTCTCCCGGCAATAGACAGTCAACTCGATATTGAACTGAAGATTGACCACTACTGGTCATCAATTGATACTCAAGCCGATTTCTATCAACTTCTGGAACAGTTAAGCGATGAAGTATCAACCAGTATTAACGCAACAAAGGCTATTCATGATAACCCCTGCCTTTGCCACAACGACCTGACCAAAGAAAACCTAATTGCAAGCAGTAGCGGGCAGCTTATCGCGATCGACTGGGAATATGCCTCCATGGGGGATCGGTTTTATGACCTTGCCGCACTGGTCGAAGAACACCATCTATTAACAGCACAGCAGCAACAATTACTGGCTACTTATCTTCAAAGAACACCAGACAGTAATGACTGGTGGCGGCTGCACCACTGGCGGTTAATTTACAAGTACCTATGTGTACTTTGGTATGCTCTGCAATGGAGCGCCAAAAAAGACTCCTGTGATTCAAGCGCCATTATCACTCAGTGCCAAGCTTTATTAACATTAGCTGCGTCCACTCCCGATCGCTAA
- the ltrA gene encoding group II intron reverse transcriptase/maturase, with translation MTLNSNENLLETILSKENLNAAWKHVRSNKGAAGIDEITVDNFMQHFKAVGDDLIETIRQGHYQPLPVRRVYIRKPDGGQRGLGIPTIFDRVIQQAIAQIIGPSFDKTFSEFSYGFRPKRSQHHAVKKLQKYIEGGKRIAVDVDLSKFFDRVNHDFLMSLLGQRISDKRLLKLIASYLRVGSVEDGCWKACHEGVPQGGPLSPLLSNIVLDLLDKELEKRQHDFVRYADDFVIVVSSKRAGERLMASIKRFVERKLKLKVNDAKSQVAPVSRCKFLGFSFRGAKLVWHDKSLRQFKYHVRQITGRSRGISMEKKLKELTVYLRGWINYFGIAQGYQKCIDLDCWIRRRLRMSYWKNWRRVRTKVRNLLRMGVSESLAVTCGSTGKSYWRSAKTEGIHIALNNEFFEEMGLISLRDRWVEIHYG, from the coding sequence ATGACACTCAACTCAAATGAAAATCTGCTTGAAACCATCCTCAGCAAAGAAAATCTTAATGCTGCATGGAAACACGTGCGAAGCAACAAAGGTGCCGCAGGCATTGACGAGATTACTGTCGATAATTTTATGCAGCACTTCAAGGCAGTTGGCGACGACCTCATCGAGACTATTCGACAGGGTCATTACCAGCCGCTTCCCGTCAGGCGCGTCTACATTCGCAAGCCAGATGGCGGCCAGCGTGGTCTCGGGATACCTACGATCTTTGATCGTGTTATACAGCAGGCTATCGCCCAAATCATCGGTCCCAGTTTCGATAAAACCTTTTCGGAGTTCAGCTATGGGTTCCGCCCAAAGCGATCACAGCATCATGCGGTGAAAAAGCTACAGAAGTATATCGAAGGCGGGAAGCGGATAGCCGTAGATGTCGATTTATCTAAGTTCTTCGACCGGGTCAACCATGACTTCCTCATGAGTTTACTTGGCCAAAGAATCAGCGATAAGCGTTTACTCAAGTTGATCGCAAGTTACTTGCGTGTAGGAAGTGTAGAAGATGGATGCTGGAAAGCCTGTCATGAGGGGGTGCCACAAGGGGGCCCTTTATCGCCGCTGCTCTCCAATATTGTACTCGACCTGCTCGACAAAGAGCTGGAAAAACGCCAGCACGATTTTGTCCGCTATGCGGATGATTTTGTGATTGTCGTTTCCTCTAAACGTGCCGGCGAACGGCTTATGGCGAGCATTAAACGCTTTGTTGAGCGCAAGCTTAAACTCAAAGTTAACGATGCTAAAAGCCAAGTAGCCCCCGTTAGTCGTTGTAAGTTTCTGGGTTTTTCTTTTCGTGGAGCAAAGCTTGTCTGGCATGATAAGTCACTGCGCCAATTTAAATACCACGTCCGTCAGATTACAGGACGGTCCCGTGGCATTTCGATGGAAAAGAAACTGAAGGAACTTACCGTATACCTCCGTGGCTGGATCAACTATTTTGGAATAGCGCAAGGCTATCAAAAATGTATTGATCTAGACTGCTGGATACGGCGGCGATTAAGAATGAGCTATTGGAAGAATTGGCGCAGAGTGAGAACGAAAGTTCGAAATTTACTGCGTATGGGTGTGAGTGAATCGCTGGCAGTTACCTGCGGCTCGACCGGTAAAAGTTACTGGCGAAGCGCAAAAACTGAGGGTATTCATATTGCGCTCAATAATGAGTTCTTCGAAGAGATGGGGTTGATTTCATTGCGAGATCGTTGGGTAGAGATTCATTACGGATAG
- a CDS encoding nuclear transport factor 2 family protein, producing the protein MARTFFILLLLFATASSHAEKRPEAFNTIDKLFAAMSKFDHQVMRSTVTDSFILLEHGEVWTIEDLVKVVKPSSYTRTNYFSIINYEQQGDLLTVNYWNKANFTQKNNSEEVIWLESAVLAKVDGNWLLTQMHSTRLPAGKTPDKVTFIQQKL; encoded by the coding sequence ATGGCCAGAACGTTCTTTATCTTATTACTACTATTTGCGACAGCCAGTAGCCATGCCGAGAAGAGACCGGAAGCATTCAACACTATCGACAAGCTTTTCGCCGCTATGTCGAAGTTTGATCATCAGGTAATGAGAAGTACAGTTACCGATTCCTTTATTCTATTGGAGCACGGCGAAGTCTGGACCATAGAGGATCTGGTTAAAGTGGTTAAGCCTTCTAGCTATACCAGAACGAATTACTTCAGCATCATCAACTACGAGCAGCAAGGTGATTTACTCACTGTGAATTACTGGAACAAAGCCAACTTTACCCAGAAAAACAACAGCGAGGAGGTTATCTGGCTTGAGAGTGCAGTACTGGCGAAGGTAGATGGGAACTGGTTGCTCACCCAAATGCATTCCACTCGGCTGCCAGCGGGTAAAACTCCCGATAAGGTTACTTTTATCCAGCAAAAGCTCTAA
- a CDS encoding YtoQ family protein has product MKLRVYLSGEIHSDWRTQIIEGCKKQGLDITFSSAVTDHDASDAAGDGLGQESNSFWRDHKSAKVNAIRIKHSIESCDLAIIRFGEKYKQWNAAFDAGYCAALGKPYITLHDESLVHALKEVDGSAQAWARNPAQIVDILQYLTTQA; this is encoded by the coding sequence ATGAAGCTAAGAGTGTACCTTTCCGGTGAAATTCATTCTGACTGGAGAACCCAAATCATCGAGGGTTGCAAGAAGCAAGGATTGGACATCACCTTCTCATCCGCAGTTACCGATCACGATGCCAGTGACGCTGCCGGAGATGGTCTTGGCCAGGAGTCCAACTCCTTCTGGCGGGATCATAAGTCGGCCAAAGTCAATGCCATTCGCATCAAACACTCGATTGAGAGCTGTGACCTGGCCATTATTCGCTTTGGTGAGAAGTACAAGCAATGGAACGCTGCATTTGATGCAGGCTACTGCGCGGCCCTGGGAAAACCATATATTACCCTGCATGATGAATCCCTGGTACACGCCTTAAAAGAGGTCGATGGTTCAGCGCAGGCCTGGGCCCGGAACCCTGCACAGATAGTCGATATCCTGCAATACCTCACTACCCAAGCCTAG
- a CDS encoding putative Ig domain-containing protein, with the protein MSPPLYARYFVIDEDKQSVFGEQTFTLIEYPTSDESFSQPSYTQISMAPGDTEYVYVATLTHGVIAYRYQVADKVEGGFEDDFLTAVSGSVFESTRNPLNGKCNEGNPGRSPGDSCHGAIGMAFHYDPNAINSQTGLPGKVFMYLAPTVVLHNSGGSDFFQNIIRLSDDDGDRIWGETQAEGNAVDEVRQVIAESLSVAHHQIQHLHVSGNSLFISLGSRGDTQTNEHAYTAAVLFIENLLKLEDTASSNIAWFDIGGDLAPDSFGSHAEYLSALRQEHDRDIQVFTSEDTGKIRSYAQGLRNPFGLAADSQGSLYTTMHAVNDASSINFRCPNPTAEDGTPRDQFYQLIRGTDYGCPKRNSTVGDWRDEQSAEPNVIVAQSLGLIEPDPSQQGRPVLMLEYNGEKIPPSGIDFVTAAGSYFQSVVMGSWSEQNAVFLLNQTGGTWALDQLISSGPHQPQSTKFLNGILAIFSDNNGDLLMASHRGERGGLVGSGIWYVDVEDALVANQAPVFIDASIKDHTVQVGDSFSFFPSWHDGDEQDTVNMVFSIVNAPEWLVIDSRTGEISGTPTCSDLGATNGIHFEISDGIATNNSKVFSMVVEGAQCGLKMEHGVLTNVTSNWQTVTLENHYDNMVVVATPVYTSAHVATVPRIRNAQGNTFQVMAQDVMGNGSTVSVSLTYIVVEQGVYTEQAHGVKMEAQRVTSSLTGQKGNWEAEDRQMLNAEDYVEPVVIGQVMTYNDSNFSHFWSASESGIKDLGLPVETAFVAGKGISINSGSRLNEQLGMIVVEAGTYVVSGVQFTAAVGPDLIEGMRNSGESLYPTAVGSHAIASIMGVDGRDGGWLVLNGGPGSPTGSLSLKVDESGTGRKHGSAERAGYILFH; encoded by the coding sequence TTGAGTCCTCCGCTGTATGCAAGGTATTTTGTTATAGATGAAGATAAGCAGTCTGTATTTGGTGAGCAGACCTTTACTTTGATTGAATACCCAACTTCCGATGAGTCTTTTAGTCAGCCGAGCTATACACAAATTTCCATGGCGCCTGGAGATACGGAGTATGTTTACGTCGCCACATTAACTCATGGGGTTATTGCCTATCGTTACCAGGTAGCAGACAAAGTGGAAGGAGGGTTTGAGGATGATTTCTTGACTGCCGTATCTGGATCTGTGTTTGAGAGCACCCGAAATCCCCTTAACGGGAAGTGTAATGAGGGCAATCCAGGCCGGTCTCCAGGAGATAGTTGCCATGGTGCGATTGGTATGGCGTTCCACTATGACCCCAATGCGATCAATTCACAAACGGGCCTTCCTGGAAAGGTCTTTATGTACCTAGCCCCTACCGTGGTCTTACACAATAGTGGTGGTAGTGACTTCTTTCAGAATATTATCCGGCTCAGTGATGATGATGGGGATCGTATCTGGGGAGAAACCCAGGCCGAGGGGAATGCGGTCGATGAGGTGCGCCAGGTAATTGCCGAATCCTTAAGTGTCGCCCATCACCAAATCCAACACTTGCATGTCAGTGGTAACTCTCTCTTTATTTCTCTGGGGTCAAGAGGTGATACGCAAACCAATGAGCATGCTTATACGGCAGCCGTTTTATTTATTGAAAATCTACTGAAGCTGGAAGATACCGCAAGTTCAAATATTGCTTGGTTCGATATTGGAGGTGATTTGGCCCCTGACAGTTTTGGTAGTCATGCTGAATATCTATCGGCACTGCGTCAGGAGCATGACCGTGATATTCAGGTGTTTACCAGCGAGGATACCGGGAAGATACGTAGCTACGCCCAGGGATTACGCAATCCATTTGGATTGGCTGCAGATTCTCAAGGAAGCTTGTATACCACAATGCATGCAGTAAATGATGCTTCTTCAATCAATTTTCGCTGTCCTAACCCTACTGCCGAGGATGGGACCCCAAGGGATCAATTTTATCAGCTGATACGGGGAACCGATTATGGTTGCCCTAAGCGGAATAGTACCGTGGGTGACTGGCGTGATGAACAAAGTGCGGAGCCGAATGTGATTGTGGCTCAATCGTTGGGACTGATAGAGCCAGATCCCTCTCAACAGGGGAGGCCTGTTTTGATGCTCGAATATAATGGAGAAAAGATACCTCCCAGTGGAATTGATTTTGTGACGGCGGCTGGAAGCTATTTTCAGAGTGTAGTTATGGGGAGCTGGAGTGAACAAAATGCGGTATTTCTTTTAAATCAAACAGGTGGTACCTGGGCATTGGATCAATTAATTTCCTCAGGCCCACATCAACCCCAAAGCACCAAGTTTTTAAATGGAATACTTGCTATATTTTCTGATAACAATGGGGATTTATTAATGGCCTCTCATCGGGGAGAGAGAGGAGGGCTTGTTGGTTCGGGCATTTGGTATGTGGATGTTGAAGATGCTTTAGTTGCCAATCAAGCTCCAGTTTTTATAGATGCCTCCATAAAAGATCATACAGTACAGGTGGGCGATTCATTCTCCTTCTTTCCTTCCTGGCATGACGGGGACGAGCAGGATACGGTCAATATGGTCTTTTCAATTGTTAATGCGCCAGAATGGTTGGTGATTGATAGCAGAACGGGAGAAATTTCTGGTACGCCCACTTGTTCGGACTTGGGGGCCACTAACGGCATACATTTTGAAATATCGGATGGCATTGCCACGAATAACTCCAAAGTATTTTCGATGGTGGTTGAGGGAGCCCAGTGCGGCTTAAAAATGGAGCATGGCGTTTTAACGAATGTCACCAGCAACTGGCAAACGGTTACGCTTGAAAACCACTATGACAATATGGTCGTAGTCGCAACACCAGTTTATACCTCTGCCCATGTGGCGACGGTACCACGAATACGTAATGCACAAGGTAATACGTTTCAGGTAATGGCTCAGGATGTCATGGGTAATGGCAGTACGGTATCGGTGTCTTTAACTTATATTGTGGTGGAGCAAGGGGTTTATACAGAGCAGGCGCATGGCGTTAAAATGGAAGCACAGCGAGTGACTTCCAGCCTTACAGGGCAAAAGGGGAACTGGGAAGCCGAGGATCGGCAAATGCTTAATGCGGAGGATTATGTAGAACCGGTGGTTATAGGGCAGGTTATGACCTATAACGATAGCAATTTTTCTCATTTCTGGAGCGCCAGTGAGTCAGGCATAAAAGATCTGGGATTGCCGGTTGAAACGGCATTTGTTGCGGGGAAGGGGATCAGTATCAATTCCGGAAGCCGTTTAAATGAGCAGCTTGGCATGATTGTCGTTGAAGCAGGTACCTATGTGGTTTCCGGTGTGCAGTTCACCGCAGCGGTAGGGCCGGATCTCATAGAAGGCATGCGTAATAGCGGAGAGTCTTTGTATCCCACGGCAGTGGGTAGCCATGCCATTGCCTCAATTATGGGCGTTGATGGTCGTGATGGTGGTTGGCTAGTGTTGAATGGAGGCCCTGGGAGCCCAACGGGTTCGCTTTCATTAAAAGTGGATGAAAGTGGAACCGGAAGAAAACACGGTTCTGCGGAAAGAGCCGGGTATATTCTTTTCCATTAA
- a CDS encoding class I SAM-dependent methyltransferase has protein sequence MTISKEVWQGQAVYSKTHLWLYDFWVLYLSNRYIWHCPTPIILKQFDQCASANHLDVGVGTGYFMDKCRFPSSQVRLGLMDLNQNCLDVSAKRVERYKPIKFRTNVLDEMPSKVEPFDSISLNYLFHCLPGRLSEKLIAIDHLNTLLSDHGIVFGSTLLHEGVHKSAIAKKLMAFYNKKGIFSNTQDCKEDLEEFLQSRFSEHSIRIQGCVALFMAKNKK, from the coding sequence GTGACAATTAGCAAAGAGGTCTGGCAAGGCCAAGCCGTATATTCCAAGACACATTTATGGCTCTATGATTTTTGGGTGCTTTATTTGTCAAATCGTTATATCTGGCACTGTCCAACCCCAATAATTCTTAAGCAATTCGATCAATGCGCCAGTGCAAACCATTTGGATGTGGGTGTTGGTACCGGCTACTTTATGGATAAATGTCGCTTCCCATCTTCTCAGGTTAGGCTGGGACTTATGGATTTGAACCAGAACTGTTTAGATGTTTCCGCCAAACGAGTGGAAAGATATAAGCCTATAAAGTTTCGCACAAATGTTCTCGATGAAATGCCTAGCAAAGTAGAGCCTTTTGACTCCATTTCTCTCAACTACTTGTTCCACTGCTTGCCGGGCAGACTTTCAGAAAAGCTTATAGCGATCGACCACCTTAATACACTACTTTCAGATCACGGCATCGTCTTCGGCTCTACACTATTACATGAGGGGGTACACAAAAGTGCTATCGCCAAAAAATTGATGGCCTTTTACAATAAGAAGGGAATATTCTCTAACACCCAAGACTGCAAGGAAGATTTAGAAGAATTTTTACAAAGTAGGTTTTCTGAACACTCTATTAGAATTCAGGGCTGTGTTGCACTTTTTATGGCAAAGAATAAAAAGTAA
- a CDS encoding zinc-dependent alcohol dehydrogenase family protein, whose protein sequence is MLKAEYHERGPVPQDVIEAVSFSEPELKEGQVLLEMLATPINPSDVLTLTGEYGMLPPLPAVGGNEGVAKVVKHGPNVTGPEIGQTVLLPVGSGTWASHMVADAKGLIPLPNEVDPIQLSMITINPPTAYLLLSEFVDLKEGDWVIQNAANSAVGTYLTSLAKTRGLKVVNVVRRSSLIEPMLEAGADVVLVDGEQEGESLAKRVKAATGGAEIRLGIDAVGGMATARLGEALSDGATLVNYGALSGEPCLLAPGVIIFKDITVRGFWLAKWFANASPERQQEVFGTITKLVAEGKLAAPVHATYPLSDVKEAVKVAAAGERNGKVLLTGESLSV, encoded by the coding sequence ATGCTAAAGGCAGAATATCATGAGCGCGGCCCAGTGCCCCAAGATGTGATTGAAGCGGTTTCATTTAGTGAGCCGGAGCTGAAAGAGGGGCAGGTATTGTTGGAAATGCTGGCCACACCCATTAACCCCTCAGATGTACTCACGCTGACAGGTGAATACGGCATGTTGCCGCCTTTGCCTGCCGTCGGTGGGAATGAGGGGGTTGCCAAGGTCGTCAAGCATGGTCCAAATGTGACGGGGCCAGAAATAGGTCAAACTGTCTTGTTACCTGTTGGCAGTGGCACCTGGGCTAGTCATATGGTGGCGGATGCCAAAGGGCTTATCCCTCTGCCAAATGAGGTAGATCCCATACAGCTCTCTATGATCACTATTAACCCCCCCACGGCTTACCTCTTGCTCAGTGAGTTTGTCGACCTGAAAGAAGGGGATTGGGTGATTCAAAACGCAGCAAACTCTGCAGTGGGAACCTATCTGACCAGCTTGGCAAAAACTCGAGGCCTTAAGGTAGTTAATGTTGTTCGCAGATCCTCACTGATCGAGCCTATGCTGGAAGCTGGTGCCGATGTAGTACTGGTGGATGGTGAGCAGGAAGGGGAGAGCCTTGCTAAAAGGGTTAAAGCTGCAACCGGAGGTGCTGAGATTCGCCTGGGCATAGATGCCGTCGGGGGAATGGCTACTGCTAGATTGGGCGAGGCCCTTAGTGACGGCGCCACGCTGGTAAACTATGGCGCCCTGAGTGGTGAACCCTGTCTCCTCGCGCCAGGAGTGATCATCTTTAAAGATATTACTGTACGCGGATTTTGGCTGGCCAAGTGGTTTGCTAATGCTTCCCCTGAGCGACAGCAGGAAGTTTTTGGAACGATTACCAAGTTGGTCGCTGAAGGTAAATTGGCAGCACCGGTACATGCTACTTACCCCCTTAGTGATGTGAAGGAAGCAGTTAAAGTCGCTGCGGCGGGTGAGCGCAATGGCAAGGTTCTTTTAACTGGTGAGTCGCTGAGCGTTTAA
- a CDS encoding M91 family zinc metallopeptidase, protein MGLCIDSNNIVFITQVRTALNTLLGGVGTALAYTSEKYRTGGRNVLRVSEGAGILTAAGLRANSTTLVRRLIASRHDTRITEHHALGFRPDKWLKDQIWSGFKSYIPLISADQGFMAKVMSTGASGVVMWNNNVFQTANLTNNGTVVMGNCPSYITLAHELVHADRCNRGLHLSGATNSTYLADQRQNPMNSVFRQQGNGLLMARVTNGGNNLVYNNTTVSNLNNMITTRTAGWIWVGGSMEPKEEIATVGLSDDQNNVPNDLLAINENMIRAEHNVPRRMKYGRIGNLN, encoded by the coding sequence ATGGGACTCTGTATTGATTCAAATAACATCGTCTTTATTACCCAGGTGAGAACGGCGCTTAACACCCTGTTAGGCGGAGTTGGCACTGCTCTTGCCTACACCTCCGAGAAATATCGTACCGGTGGTCGCAATGTGTTACGGGTGAGTGAAGGCGCGGGCATTCTGACCGCTGCTGGTCTCAGGGCCAACAGCACAACACTGGTAAGACGCCTGATTGCCAGCCGCCACGATACACGAATTACCGAACATCATGCGCTGGGATTCAGGCCCGATAAATGGCTGAAAGACCAGATCTGGAGTGGATTCAAGAGTTATATTCCCTTGATAAGTGCCGACCAGGGCTTTATGGCGAAAGTGATGAGCACCGGCGCCAGTGGCGTAGTTATGTGGAATAACAATGTTTTTCAAACAGCCAATCTTACCAATAACGGAACTGTAGTTATGGGCAACTGCCCAAGCTATATTACGCTGGCCCATGAGCTGGTGCACGCCGACCGCTGTAACCGTGGCCTACATCTTTCAGGCGCTACCAATTCCACCTACCTTGCCGACCAAAGGCAAAATCCCATGAATAGTGTATTCCGTCAGCAAGGTAATGGACTGCTTATGGCCAGGGTTACCAATGGTGGCAACAACCTCGTATATAACAATACGACAGTGTCCAATCTCAATAATATGATCACAACCAGAACCGCAGGCTGGATTTGGGTTGGAGGGTCTATGGAGCCGAAAGAAGAGATAGCCACAGTAGGCCTGAGTGATGACCAGAATAATGTCCCCAATGACCTTTTAGCCATCAATGAGAATATGATACGTGCCGAGCACAATGTTCCCCGTAGGATGAAGTATGGGCGCATCGGCAACTTGAACTAA
- a CDS encoding SirB2 family protein, producing MFTYTLIKHTHITAAVLSISLFLLRMGMEFSGKTHWRKTFLRWMPHANDTLLLSAAIALVIIGSWNPAVFHWLAVKIGLVFGYVIAGFFALRQSASQRTRMIASVLAIVQVGFILYLAIQKPAL from the coding sequence ATGTTTACCTACACACTAATTAAGCATACCCATATCACCGCTGCAGTGCTTAGCATCTCCCTTTTTCTGTTGCGGATGGGAATGGAATTCTCTGGTAAGACGCATTGGCGAAAGACCTTCCTGCGATGGATGCCTCACGCCAATGATACTCTGCTGTTATCTGCTGCTATAGCTCTGGTTATTATTGGTAGCTGGAACCCGGCTGTTTTTCACTGGCTCGCAGTGAAGATCGGACTGGTTTTCGGTTATGTGATTGCCGGTTTCTTCGCACTTCGCCAGTCTGCGTCTCAGCGCACCCGTATGATTGCATCGGTTTTGGCAATAGTACAAGTTGGTTTTATCCTCTATCTAGCAATTCAAAAGCCTGCTCTCTAA